The sequence below is a genomic window from Trichosurus vulpecula isolate mTriVul1 chromosome 5, mTriVul1.pri, whole genome shotgun sequence.
AACACTTGCTTGAGATTCCTTTAACACCGGACAAATCTCTTCACTCTGAAACTAATGATAACAAGAATATAAAGACCTCCAAGAGAGGAAACAGCAGGGTTATGATTCTGAAGAGTCAATCTCTGACAGCTGAGCCTTCTTCCAAAGTCCTTACCCTTAAGAAACGGTCATCATATGCAGGACACAGTTGTGTGAAGCAATTCTGAGATGGGGAGAGCATCAACGACGGGAGGAATCTGGACAGGCTCTGTGTATGAGGCAGCTCTCTTGTTATGCTTTGAATGAAGCAGCCTCCATCCCTTTTTGAAGCCTCCCTCATTCTAGCTCTTCCCTGAGCTGAAagtcatctcttcctcctcaagtTTTCTTTTAGtactttcctttgatctcttcttttccttgatGACATTCTACCTTGTATCATTCTCATGGATGTCATGTCACGTCTCCTGTTCTCTTCAGTTCTTCAATTAGATCATAAATTCCTTAAGGGGGACAttgttctttttcatctttttatccctGGCACCCAAAACAGCATGTAACATTGTAACAACTCTAACATGTGTTAGTGGAATTGAATTTTCTCAGAGTAAGTTTtgataaagagagagaacaggggGACACTGGGCCCTTGAAAAAGGGAGTTAAAGAGTGATTATCGAGGGCAACAAGGGGAATATACGAAAGCAAAGACTTGGGCCATTTTAGATTTCCACATGCCAACCCTGGTGTCGTCCCTGTCCCTGTCTCCCATTGGCTGAGATATACTTGAGATGCGTTCAGCTTGCATACTCTAAGCTATATTCTGCttgactatttgaaaaaaaaatttatcagtttttttttacaatttccaaTGAATATCCCCTGCCTAAATAATTACAGTCCttgaaaacagttaagcaaaaccacctacaaaatgagagggttggactcaggggcctctgtggtcccttctagctctgcatTGGAGCCTGTGATCTAATAGAGTGATCTCCACTGTTAGCATATACTGCTTTCTACATTTGTAGTTTACTGATGTCAACAGAAAAGAAGGGTGTGTGTTTTAACTTTAATAGGTTGGTACCAGTCTTATATTTGGGCTCTCTTTGTTTGCCCTTTAGTTTAACTTGTCTCCCTTGTTCAGGAACAGTTGTCTTCCCTTTCCTGCCCTTCAGCCACCTTTCCTCTTACCAACACTTCTTACATTCTCCCAGCTACCTGGCCTATCGAAACTTCATGATTGACACCTACCGACTGAACCCTCAAGAGTACCTCACCTCCACTGCCTGCCGCCGGAACCTGGCAGGTGATGTCTGTGCCATCATGAGGTAGGACTTGTGATTGGTGAAAGAAGGTAGTGAGGATGTTGGTTTCCCTTGCCAGACCTGAGTCCAGGTTGCCCTCAAGTGTCTCTGGGCAGAAGTAGAAATCCCAGGTAGATGAACtgtggggaaagaaggggaagaaacagaaagaaatcacTCGCTCCACTTTTGTGAGTGCCCTGGAATGACctctttctctgcttcctggcccTCACAGGGTCCATGCCTTCCTGGAACAGTGGGGTCTAATCAACTACCAGGTGGATGCAGAGAGCCGACCAACTCCCATGGGACCCCCTCCCACTTCTCACTTCCATGTCCTAGCTGACACACCCTCAGGGCTGGTACCACTACAGCCTAAGACACCCCAGGTAGGAGTGAGGTGCTAAAGGGAATAGGTTGGGGGGGGGAAACAAACTGGAATCCTGGGACTTTCCATTTCTGGTTTttgagaatggggtaaattggtGGCCAGGGATATTTGCAgttttgctttctcatgagaTAAAAGGGACCAGGCAAGTCAGGTATCCATGTGTTTAATATTATCCTTGTACTATgtgaaaatacaaaggaaggaaaagttcCTCAAGGGGGTGGATTATCTAATATGGAGACAAGATACATgtatggaaaaatagaaaataaagagttcacagaaagcttttaaaatgtttttgttgttaggCATTTTAGCTATTTCAGAGTAGCCCTTTGAGGAATATAGGGCAAGTAGatccatcatctccattttacctaTAAAAAAGGCTTAGAAAAGCTCAGCCGCATAAAATTTGTAGAGCCAGAGCTTAGAATATAATAGGTCTCTTGACTTATAGGTCAGTATTCTAGGCATACCTATAGAGAAACCTATACAAATACTGTAATGGAATGAAGGGGCAGCATTGCTCAGGGAGAGCTGTCCCCCTTCCTATGGACTCCACACCATTTCCTCTGCCTAGTAGTACCCATGACACCAAGTTTTGTCCACCAGGGCCGACAGGTTGATGCTGACAACAAGACTGGGCGAAAAGGCAAAGAACTAGATGACCTGGTACCGGAGACAGCTAAGGGAAAGCCTGAGCTGGTAGGTGGAGTATAGCACCCCTCAACTTCCTGCTGACCCCTTATGAAGTAAGAAAGAGGGGCCTCCCTTAGGTGGAATGGATATGGAGACATGTGGTGCTGAAATagtgggaaagaaaaacaaacctctCTATTAACCATGGAGCTTGGGCAGGAAGCTCTCCATTCCTTGTTCTTACTCTGCCCTGTCTTTGTTTGATCTTTCCTCATAACAGCAAACCTCAGCTTCCCAGCAAATGCTCAACTTTCCTGACAAAGGCAAAGAGAAACCAACAGACATGCAAAATTTTGGACTACGGACAGATATGTACACCAAAAAGAATGTACCCTCCAAGGTTTGAAATTTGGTGTGGGATGCAGGGACAGAAAGGGGACCAGCATGTAGATTGCATGGCAATCGGTAATGGAAGCCTACTTCCTTGTATAGAgcctgtcttctttccttttaccctttccTACATCCCGTATAGAGCAAGGCTGCAGCCAGTGCAACCCGTGAGTGGACAGAACAGGAGACACTACTTCTTCTGGAGGTAATTGGGGCATTGAGGGCATTGTGTTCTGTCCTGAACCTTGGCTGTTACTGCAGCATTCTCCCCTTTTAGACTTTCTCCCTCACCAAGCACCTGAGAATTCTAGCAATCAGAGTTCGAACCATCAATCCATTAACAAATTAGTTAACGAGTGTTGATATTAAAATGGAGGACTACCTCATACTCTTCATCCCCCTTTCTTGGTGCTGCCTGGGAGAGGGCTGTTGACAAAGAGGGAAGAAAGCCCAGCTAggtcatgactttccccattccCAGGCACTAGAGATGTACAAAGACGACTGGAACAAGGTGTCAGAGCATGTAGGGAGTCGCACACAGGATGAATGTATACTGCACTTCCTCCGTTTGCCCATTGAGGACCCGTACCTAGAGGACTCAGAGGCTTCACTGGGGCCCCTTGCCTACCAGCCTATCCCCTTCAGCCAGTCTGGTAATCCCGTCATGAGCACTGTTGCCTTCCTGGCCTCTGTGGTTGACCCCCGAGTGGCTTCTGCTGCTGCCAAGTCAGCCTTAGGTAACGTAGAGAGGGTGTTTTCTGCCTGTTCCCACAACCAGTTGCATCAGCAGTTGTCTGATTTACCTGCCTCACTGGCTCAGGGGGCAATCCAGAACTCCAAACAGATGGACTCTGCACAGGGTCTTTAAGAGTAATAGATGTGCTAATCTTTCCCTCTGGGGTGGGGAAGACACTCAAGGCTGTCAGGGTTAATGATGTGGACTACCAATCGTCCTTTCTGGACATTGCAGAAGAGTTCTCCAAGATGAAAGAGGAAGTTCCCACAGCCCTGGTGGAGGCCCATGTTCGCAAGGTGGAGGAAGCAGCCAAAATGACAGGCAAGGCAGACCCATCCTTTGGTTTGGAGAGTAGCGGCATTGCAGGAACCACTTCTGATGAACCTGATCGGATTGGTAAGGATGTCTCCTCTCAGCATCATTGTGAGCAGTGTGTTAAGAGCTGGCCTAGTGTGTTTTCTCTAACTAGTGAGGTCCCTTGTAAGGATCGTAAAGAATAATTTCCGACAGCCCTTCATTTGTCCTCACCCTGCAGTTCTGACTGGTAGAATGGGTAAATTGGAAATTAGTAATAGACAGTACCTCTGTATGTcacatttcttattttctcttcccctttttacAGAAGAAAGTGGAACTGATGAGACTCGGACAGAAGGGCAGGttgcagaggagaaaaaagagcctAAGGTACGGCAGCACTGACCTCTTCTTAGGATGGTGGTCTGGCTAGACTGTGAGGCAGAAAGCAAGTGGAAACTATCATGAAATATTGTGGAATGTCTCATCTCCCCAAATTATCCTTTCTCAAGGCAGAAGAATAAACTTGGGTACTCAGGTTAGGGTATGACGATGTTCATATGAGATTCAGATCTATATTGATGCTGTTTCTGCCCCATTTTTCCATCGGGACTTCAGGAACCACGGGAAGGAGGTGCTACCACAGAGGAAGAAGTAAAGGATAAACCAAGTGAAGCAcccaaaaaggaggaagagaaggggaaggaaggtgaCATTGAGAAAGAGTCGGAGAAGAGTGATGGGGACCCCATGGGTGAGGCTTTGGGATGGGTGGATCGAGAGTCTAGAAAGGAAGGATGGGGACCCACAGGGTGGACTTAATCTTTGTTTTCCCATTTCAAGCTGaccaggaaaaagagaaggagccaAAGGAAGGACAGGAGGAGGTGCTAAAGGATGTGGTTGAGTCTGAGGGTGAGAGGAAAACCAAGGTAGAGCGGGACATTGGCGAAGGCAATCTCTccactgcagctgctgctgccttgGCTGCGGCTGCTGTAAAAGCCAAGGTGAGGCATTGGTCTAAGGGTCCCCAGTGCCTTCAAATCACACGAGTTTAGATTCCCAGAACAACCAGCCTGAGTTGTCTAGGGGTCATTCTTTTGCTTTAGGTTTTCTTTGGGAGGAGCTGGcattctcttctatctcttcacTACTCATAGGAAATTCTTTATGCTCTTTCATCTCCTTCTTTTCTGCTACCATTTCCTTATTATCCTTAATAGAGATGGGAAATGGTAGGTGGCCATCATTTGTAGACCAAAACTTACATTTGGGGCACCTTAGTTACTTCTCTGTCCTAAATAATCTAACCTCTTCTAGCTTTTCGTTGTTGCTTCTGTTTGTCAGGGTCTTTGGTTCTTTTCTTTGATGTCTACCCCAGTTTTtgcatatcttttttaaaatgtcaaactcCGAATTGGAGCAGAACTGTAGCTAGTTGGTGACCTCTTAGAAGTTGCCagattttttcttgtctttctaaCTATTGGGGTCTCCCCAATGAACACCTCACAGTGGCCTCTTCTGCCCTTCCCCCAGCACTTGGCTGCAGTTGAAGAGAGAAAGATCAAGTCCCTAGTGGCCCTGCTAGTGGAGACCCAGATGAAGAAGCTGGAGATCAAACTTCGGCACTTTGAAGAGCTGGAGACTATCATGGACCGGGAGCGAGAGGCCGTGAGTAGCCTCCCCCAGGGACTCAGCAGAATCTCTGGAAGCACCCCCATCATGAGCCAATGTCTCAGTTTAGGACAGGAAGTGAAGCTGCAGAGCAGAAAACAGTATCTGGCAGGGCTCCTGAGAAGTGGAGAATAGCCAAGGCCAGAGCAGGTGAAAGTCGGCCCAAGGCAGCTAAGAGGAAAGAGAGGCAGTGGGTGTGAGAGTGAAGGTGAGTGAAGGAAGGGTGGAGGGTGGGGTTAATGTTGAGAATGTGAGCTGGGGAAGGAGCTGAAGAGGCTAATGATGAAAAGGTAAGTATAGGAAATAATGGTGACCTTTGTGAGGAGATCAAGGAATGATGCGCAAAATGACTAATAAATGCAAAGTACTATAATGCAAATTAATATGTTCAGTAGGTGAGTCCCAAGGACTTCAGTTTACAGGGATCAGCCTTTAGAGCAGAACTCAGGTGCCACCTTTGTGAAACCATATGTATATGTTGCCCTTCTTGAGATGAGAAAgtttcagtttttgtctttgtagccccaccACCAAGCACAGTAGCTAGCacaaagaaggcacttaataaatgtttgtggattagTTGTTGAAGCTTCCTGGGGTCAGGGAACTCTGTATTAGGTTTTGAAGAAGGGGACAGACAGCTGAGCATGGTGGTGCATGCCTATAATTCCAGCTATGGGAGAGGCTGAGACTGGTGGATCTCTAGAACTCTGGAGTTCCGAGCTGCAGGGGTCTGGGCTCACTAGGTGTCTACACTAAGTTTGGACCAGTATGGTTAGCCCCCAAAAGCAAGGGCCcatcaggctgcctaaggaggggagaACTGACCTAAGGTGGGAGTGGAGTAGCTCATACTTCTGTGCAGACTAGGGGGATTAGACCTGTGAGTAGCCCCTTGCACTCTAGTCTTGGGAAGGTGGAGAGACCCAGTCTTTGGGattaggaggggagggggagagagaaagagagagaataggcaAGCCCTAAATCCTAGTAGTAATATTTAGAGACCACAGAGTAGGAATGAGTAAGTCATGTGAAAAAGATGGCATGCAAATTAGCTGATCTAGGCTAAAGAAATGTGAGAAGGGAACCTAGTAAAGCAAgcaatttattcatttcttctctcattcTACAAATGTTAACATCCATATGCAAAGCCTTGTGCTACAGGCTGGGGAAATAAGAGGTTTAGATGAGACCTGATGCTACCTTCATGGAACTTCCGGAGTCtagtgggggaggagagaccaCCACAGATAACTGTGATATGCTATAATAGCCCATAAGCACAGTTGTTGGAGATACTTTGGAAATCAGGCATAGGGATTTGGATTTTATATGCTGAACAAATATGAAACCATCCTAAGATAATTTAATGAGGGTGTCAGGGTGTTGCTTCTGTCATCTCCTGAGCTGGAATAATGATGCCCAAATAACATTGACAGCTGGAGTACCAGAGGCAACAGCTCCTGGCTGACAGACAGGCCTTCCACATGGAACAACTGAAGTATGCAGAGATGAGGGCACGGCAGCAGCATTTCCAGCAGATGcaccaacagcaacagcagcctCCCCCAAACTTACCCCCTGGCTCCCAGCCAGTACAACCCACAGGAGCTTCTGTGCCACCCCCTGCCCACAGCTTGGCTGTGGCTCCACCCTCTGTAGCCCCTA
It includes:
- the SMARCC2 gene encoding SWI/SNF complex subunit SMARCC2 isoform X3 encodes the protein MAVRKKDGGPNVKYYEAADTVTQFDNVRLWLGKNYKKYIQAEPPTNKSLSSLVVQLLQFQEEVFGKHVSNAPLTKLPIKCFLDFKAGGSLCHILAAAYKFKSDQGWRRYDFQNPSRMDRNVEMFMTIEKSLVQNNCLARPNIFLHPEIDLKLLGKLKDIIKRHQGTVTEDKNNASHIVCPVPGNLEEEEWVRPVMKRDKQVLLHWGYYPDSYDTWIPASEIEASVEDAPTPEKPRKVHAKWILDTDTFNEWMNEEDYEVNDDKNPVSRRKKISAKTLTDEVNSPDSDRRDKKGSNYKKRKRSPSPSPTPEAKKKNAKKGPSTPYTKSKRGHREEEQEDLTKDMDEPSPVPNVEEVTLPKTVNTKKDSESAPVKGGTMTDLDEQEDESMETTGKDEDESSTGNKGEQAKNPDLHEDNVTEQTHHIIIPSYAAWFDYNSVHAIERRALPEFFNGKNKSKTPEIYLAYRNFMIDTYRLNPQEYLTSTACRRNLAGDVCAIMRVHAFLEQWGLINYQVDAESRPTPMGPPPTSHFHVLADTPSGLVPLQPKTPQGRQVDADNKTGRKGKELDDLVPETAKGKPELQTSASQQMLNFPDKGKEKPTDMQNFGLRTDMYTKKNVPSKSKAAASATREWTEQETLLLLEALEMYKDDWNKVSEHVGSRTQDECILHFLRLPIEDPYLEDSEASLGPLAYQPIPFSQSGNPVMSTVAFLASVVDPRVASAAAKSALEEFSKMKEEVPTALVEAHVRKVEEAAKMTGKADPSFGLESSGIAGTTSDEPDRIEESGTDETRTEGQVAEEKKEPKEPREGGATTEEEVKDKPSEAPKKEEEKGKEGDIEKESEKSDGDPMADQEKEKEPKEGQEEVLKDVVESEGERKTKVERDIGEGNLSTAAAAALAAAAVKAKHLAAVEERKIKSLVALLVETQMKKLEIKLRHFEELETIMDREREALEYQRQQLLADRQAFHMEQLKYAEMRARQQHFQQMHQQQQQPPPNLPPGSQPVQPTGASVPPPAHSLAVAPPSVAPTPSGTGAPPGSLAPTEQMGQTGSASGSQQLQPAGAPQPGTVPPGAPPTGPHGPSPFPSQQTPPSMIPGAVPGSGHPSVADPGTPIPPDPTAPSPGTVTPVPPSQ